One Patescibacteria group bacterium genomic region harbors:
- the rny gene encoding ribonuclease Y, producing MEYVIYLILAVGGFFIGYWLRKKQALGQINSAEAKAEKILNETKTKQKELLLVAQDKALKIIEESKKEENQRRREINDLQTRLEKRETAFSQKLLELQEKQQQLYDKVNKVEEVKEKIKQIREEQMAKLEKIAKMTKDEAKEVLLKNVEEKIKEDLLVRINKLEREASETIDEKAKDLMTGAMQRLVSSYTPEITTTTVDLPSDEMKGRIIGREGRNIKAIEQITGVEIIVDDTPNAITISGFSPIRRHIAKRALDYLIKDGRIHPTKIEEAIEEAKKELALDIKKAGEEALYEIGVAGLDPKLVQIIGRLKYRSSYGQNALSHSIEVAHLSALLAEELKADVTLAKKAGLLHDIGKAVDHEVQGTHPEIGRDIAKKFNLPQEVIDPIETHHDDHPRGLTAVIVKVADAISAARPGARYDTYERYIQRLEELEKIATSFPGVEKSYAIQAGREVRVFVMPEEIDDLAAHDLARDVAKKIEAELKYPGEIKVNVIREMRVTEYAR from the coding sequence ATGGAATATGTAATTTACCTTATTCTGGCTGTGGGCGGTTTTTTTATTGGCTATTGGCTAAGGAAAAAGCAAGCTTTAGGCCAGATTAACAGCGCCGAGGCCAAGGCGGAAAAAATTCTTAACGAAACCAAGACCAAGCAAAAAGAGTTATTACTCGTTGCCCAGGATAAAGCTTTAAAAATCATTGAGGAGTCTAAAAAAGAAGAAAACCAGCGCCGGCGGGAAATAAACGACCTGCAGACCAGGTTAGAAAAAAGAGAAACGGCTTTTTCCCAAAAGTTGCTTGAATTGCAGGAAAAGCAGCAGCAGCTTTATGACAAAGTTAATAAAGTTGAAGAGGTAAAAGAAAAAATAAAGCAGATTAGGGAAGAGCAGATGGCGAAATTGGAAAAAATCGCCAAAATGACAAAGGATGAAGCCAAAGAAGTCCTCTTAAAAAACGTGGAGGAAAAAATAAAAGAAGATTTGCTCGTCCGCATTAATAAACTAGAAAGAGAAGCAAGCGAAACCATAGACGAAAAAGCTAAAGACTTAATGACCGGAGCTATGCAGCGCTTAGTTTCCTCTTACACTCCGGAAATAACCACGACTACCGTTGACCTGCCAAGCGACGAAATGAAGGGCCGGATTATTGGTCGGGAAGGCCGCAATATTAAAGCTATTGAGCAGATAACCGGCGTGGAGATTATTGTTGATGACACACCTAACGCTATCACGATTTCCGGCTTCTCACCCATCAGGCGCCATATCGCCAAACGGGCTTTGGATTATTTAATAAAAGACGGACGGATCCACCCGACTAAGATTGAAGAAGCGATTGAAGAAGCCAAAAAAGAACTGGCTTTGGATATTAAAAAGGCCGGGGAAGAAGCTTTATATGAAATCGGCGTGGCCGGACTTGACCCGAAATTAGTCCAGATTATCGGCCGCTTAAAATACCGCTCAAGCTACGGGCAAAACGCCCTTAGCCATTCTATTGAAGTAGCCCATCTTTCCGCCCTCTTAGCCGAAGAATTAAAAGCCGACGTGACTCTAGCTAAAAAGGCCGGGTTATTGCATGATATCGGCAAAGCGGTTGACCATGAGGTGCAAGGCACCCATCCGGAAATCGGCCGCGATATTGCGAAAAAATTTAATCTCCCCCAGGAAGTTATTGACCCGATTGAAACTCATCACGACGACCATCCGCGCGGGCTTACTGCCGTAATCGTTAAAGTAGCCGACGCGATTTCCGCGGCCAGACCGGGCGCCCGCTATGATACTTATGAACGTTATATCCAGCGTTTAGAAGAACTGGAAAAAATCGCGACTTCCTTCCCAGGCGTGGAAAAATCTTACGCTATCCAGGCCGGACGGGAAGTAAGAGTTTTTGTCATGCCGGAAGAAATTGATGACCTGGCGGCTCATGATTTAGCCCGCGACGTGGCAAAAAAAATTGAAGCCGAATTAAAATATCCGGGAGAAATAAAGGTTAATGTCATCAGAGAAATGCGGGTAACGGAATACGCCCGATAG